The Arachis duranensis cultivar V14167 chromosome 2, aradu.V14167.gnm2.J7QH, whole genome shotgun sequence genome has a window encoding:
- the LOC107472092 gene encoding 40S ribosomal protein SA-like, with product MVTSAAATTAAAPCQLSQKKQDIQMMLAAEVHLRTKNCDFQMERYVFKYRNGGIYIINIGKTWAKLQLADRIIIAIENPQDIIVQSARPYGQRDVLKFAQYTGANAIAGRHTPGTFTNEMQTSYNEPRLRILTDPKTDHQPIKEGALGNIPTIAFCDTDSPMRYVDVCIPTNNKEKHSIGCLFWLLAWMVLQMRGTICPGLKRDVMVDLFFYREPEEAKQQEEEGLPAAPKYAI from the exons ATGGTCACTTCCGCCGCCGCCACAACTGCCGCAGCACCATGCCAGCTGTCACAGAAGAAGCAGGACATCCAGATGATGCTTGCTGCTGAGGTCCACCTCAGAACCAAAAATTGCGACTTCCAGATGGAACGCTACGTCTTCAAATACCGAAATGGTG GTATTTACATAATTAACATTGGCAAGACATGGGCGAAGCTCCAACTTGCTGATAGGATTATTATTGCTATCGAGAACCCACAGGACATCATTGTTCAGTCTGCTAGGCCATATGGTCAGAGAGATGTCCTTAAGTTTGCACAATACACTGGTGCAAATGCAATCGCTGGAAGGCACACTCCTGGAACATTCACTAATGAAATGCAAACATCCTATAACGAGCCCCGTCTACGCATTCTGACTGATCCAAAGACTGATCATCAG CCCATTAAGGAAGGTGCTCTTGGAAATATTCCGACCATTGCCTTCTGTGACACCGATTCTCCGATGCGCTATGTTGATGTTTGCATTCCTACTAATAACAAGGAGAAGCACAGTATTGGTTGTCTGTTTTGGTTATTAGCATGGATGGTTCTGCAGATGAGGGGTACTATTTGTCCAGGGCTTAAGCGGGACGTGATG GTGGATTTATTCTTCTATAGAGAACCTGAAGAGGCCAAGCAACAAGAGGAGGAGGGATTACCAGCTGCCCCAAAATATGCCATTTAA